A section of the Phaseolus vulgaris cultivar G19833 chromosome 8, P. vulgaris v2.0, whole genome shotgun sequence genome encodes:
- the LOC137826862 gene encoding zinc finger protein ZAT9-like, with protein sequence MDKHKCKLCFKSFSNGRALGGHMRSHMMNLPLSKPEEASPRTIQLSFEADSASSSSSSSSDDDDDGDKGLCYGLRENPKRSIRLVDPEFSFAAADTGSAILHDRESESESSKSNPTRKRSKRPWNNNNNNNNNYYYFNDNNNNDTNNYTTPSMKKQVFGTEHEALMKKKSKTESWVDHEPASSVSEATTEEDVAFCLMLLSRDKWKRHKEQPQFVEVEDQYEEEEEEEEEEEDEAFEESEESQETMKLCKNRVRGRYKCDTCNKVFRSYQALGGHRASHKKIKVNVKMDGEEAEVEHRKKSGTCGVEKKIHECPVCFRVFASGQALGGHKRTHVTGSAPATVPSTSAKFGNSFIDLNLPAPIDEDEASQIENSAVSDAEFVKTR encoded by the coding sequence ATGGACAAGCACAAGTGCAAGCTTTGCTTCAAGAGCTTCTCCAATGGGAGAGCCCTGGGGGGTCACATGCGCTCTCACATGATGAACCTTCCTCTCTCGAAGCCCGAAGAAGCGTCACCGCGAACCATCCAACTCAGCTTCGAAGCCGATtcagcttcttcttcatcttcctcgTCATCCGATGATGACGACGACGGTGACAAGGGTCTCTGTTACGGCCTCAGAGAGAACCCCAAACGAAGCATTCGCCTTGTGGATCCCGAATTCTCGTTCGCAGCTGCAGACACTGGCTCCGCGATCCTCCATGACAGAGAGAGCGAGTCCGAGTCATCCAAAAGCAACCCAACTCGTAAACGATCCAAAAGGCCatggaataataataataacaacaacaacaattattattattttaatgataataataataatgatactAACAACTATACCACCCCCAGCATGAAGAAGCAGGTTTTCGGAACCGAACATGAAGccctgatgaagaagaagagtaAGACAGAATCGTGGGTGGACCACGAACCTGCGAGCTCGGTTTCCGAAGCAACGACCGAGGAAGACGTGGCGTTTTGTCTGATGCTGCTTTCGAGGGACAAATGGAAGCGACATAAGGAGCAGCCGCAATTCGTGGAGGTGGAAGATCAATAcgaggaagaggaggaggaggaggaagaggaggaggacGAAGCGTTTGAGGAGAGCGAGGAATCTCAAGAGACAATGAAACTGTGCAAAAACCGAGTACGAGGAAGGTACAAATGCGACACGTGCAACAAGGTGTTTCGATCGTACCAAGCGTTGGGGGGCCACCGAGCGAGTCACAAGAAGATCAAAGTGAACGTGAAAATGGACGGTGAAGAAGCGGAAGTTGAGCACAGGAAGAAGAGTGGAACGTGTGGCGTGGAGAAGAAAATCCACGAGTGCCCCGTATGTTTCAGAGTCTTCGCTTCGGGTCAAGCACTTGGGGGACACAAGAGAACCCATGTTACTGGGTCAGCACCTGCAACAGTTCCATCAACTTCAGCAAAGTTTGGAAACAGCTTCATAGATCTCAACCTTCCGGCTCCGATTGACGAAGACGAGGCTAGCCAAATCGAGAACTCTGCTGTGTCGGATGCAGAATTCGTCAAAACCCGATAG